In Deinococcus misasensis DSM 22328, a single window of DNA contains:
- a CDS encoding glycoside hydrolase family 3 protein — MLRKSRATRMLTALLLTGAVSTQAQSQDAPYLNPKLPVEERVKDLLSRMSLEDKVGQMTQAERGNIKNLDDVSYYAFGSILSGGGSVPADNSPEGWANMIDMYQRETLKAPLKIPMLYGIDAVHGHNNVYGATIFPHNIGLGATRNPELVKKIGEATAKEVYATGIRWNFAPCVCIARDERWGRTYESYGEDPEIATMMTSIIDGMQGNLGQPGTVLATAKHFVADGGTALDSSTTGNYSLDQGDSRISEEELRKIHLPPYKAAIEKGVGSIMASFSSWNGVKLHGHKYLLTDLLKGELGFKGFVISDWAGIDQISNDPAKNVREAINAGIDMVMEPNNYPRFYNTLLSEVEKGNIPMSRIDDAVSRILTQKFKLGLFENPFTDRSYFNQLGSQEHRDLARQAVRESLVLLKNEQVLPIKKDTAKILVAGSNADDIGNQSGGWTMTWQGGSGKIIPGTSILEGIQKTVSSTSKVDYVKWPDPDQAKGYDLGIVVVGERPYAEGQGDRENLVLGDGDRRAIDNVCSAMKCVVVVVSGRPQILTDQLPKMNALVAAWLPGSEGQGVADVLFGDFNFSGKLPITWPKSMDQVPINVGDANYDPLFAYGYGLKY, encoded by the coding sequence ATGTTGCGCAAGTCCCGAGCCACCCGAATGCTGACTGCCCTTTTGCTGACCGGTGCAGTTTCCACCCAAGCCCAGAGCCAGGATGCCCCTTACTTGAATCCCAAATTGCCTGTCGAGGAACGGGTCAAAGACCTGCTCTCCAGAATGTCTCTGGAAGACAAAGTCGGCCAGATGACCCAGGCCGAACGCGGCAACATCAAAAACCTTGATGACGTCAGTTATTACGCCTTCGGTTCGATCCTCTCTGGTGGCGGTTCTGTGCCAGCAGACAACTCCCCAGAGGGCTGGGCCAACATGATCGACATGTACCAGCGTGAAACCCTGAAGGCCCCTCTGAAAATCCCCATGCTGTACGGAATTGACGCCGTGCACGGTCACAACAACGTGTATGGTGCAACCATTTTCCCCCACAACATCGGACTTGGGGCCACCCGCAATCCAGAGCTGGTCAAGAAGATTGGTGAAGCCACCGCCAAAGAGGTGTACGCCACAGGCATCCGCTGGAACTTTGCGCCATGCGTCTGCATTGCCAGAGATGAACGCTGGGGTCGCACGTACGAATCCTACGGGGAAGACCCTGAAATCGCCACCATGATGACGTCCATCATTGACGGCATGCAGGGCAACCTCGGGCAGCCCGGAACGGTTCTGGCCACCGCCAAGCACTTTGTGGCAGATGGTGGCACGGCTCTGGATTCCAGCACCACTGGAAACTACAGCCTCGATCAGGGGGATTCCCGCATTTCAGAAGAAGAACTCCGCAAGATTCACCTGCCCCCCTACAAGGCTGCCATCGAAAAAGGGGTGGGCAGCATCATGGCCTCTTTCTCCAGCTGGAATGGGGTCAAACTGCACGGCCACAAGTACCTGCTGACCGATCTCCTGAAAGGCGAACTGGGCTTCAAAGGCTTTGTGATTTCCGACTGGGCAGGCATCGATCAAATCTCCAACGATCCAGCCAAGAATGTGCGCGAGGCCATCAATGCAGGCATCGACATGGTGATGGAACCCAACAACTACCCCCGTTTCTACAACACCCTGCTGTCCGAAGTCGAAAAAGGCAACATCCCCATGAGTCGCATCGACGACGCGGTGTCCCGCATCCTCACCCAGAAATTCAAACTCGGGCTTTTTGAAAATCCCTTCACGGACCGCAGTTATTTCAACCAGTTGGGCTCACAGGAACACCGGGACCTTGCCCGTCAGGCTGTGCGCGAGTCTCTGGTGCTCCTGAAAAACGAGCAGGTGCTTCCCATCAAGAAAGACACCGCCAAGATTCTGGTGGCAGGCAGCAATGCAGACGACATCGGCAACCAGTCTGGGGGCTGGACCATGACCTGGCAGGGGGGCTCTGGCAAGATCATCCCCGGAACCAGCATCCTTGAAGGCATCCAGAAAACCGTGTCTTCCACCTCAAAAGTCGATTACGTGAAGTGGCCCGACCCCGATCAGGCCAAAGGTTACGACCTTGGCATTGTGGTGGTTGGCGAGCGTCCCTACGCCGAAGGTCAGGGAGACCGGGAAAATCTGGTCCTCGGAGATGGAGACCGCCGCGCCATTGACAACGTCTGCTCGGCCATGAAGTGTGTGGTGGTGGTGGTGTCTGGCCGTCCACAGATCCTGACCGATCAACTGCCCAAAATGAACGCTCTGGTGGCTGCATGGCTGCCCGGTTCAGAGGGTCAAGGGGTCGCCGATGTGCTGTTCGGAGATTTCAACTTCTCTGGCAAGCTGCCCATCACTTGGCCCAAAAGCATGGATCAGGTGCCGATCAATGTCGGAGATGCCAACTACGATCCGCTCTTCGCTTACGGTTATGGC